The following coding sequences are from one Lolium rigidum isolate FL_2022 chromosome 6, APGP_CSIRO_Lrig_0.1, whole genome shotgun sequence window:
- the LOC124662019 gene encoding uncharacterized protein LOC124662019, which yields MAAGGGVPWAEGVRAVGLQIRNRFRVAPVDRRWLWRRPEGRAASEAVRQWSDRVRALVQRDKKQQDQGSPATPDGAAAAAAVKPSSSAMRFYKKKVGKEIDGLEDSVIMRSLQALAVPLIGNACHIFMHGLNTVQIYGAEKLQQALQERPKGKPLLTVSNHVAAMDDPFVIASLLPPSIMLEAQKLRWTLCATDRCFTNPVLSTFFRSVKVLPVSRGEGIYQKGMDMALSKLNNGGWVHIFPEGSRSRDGGKTISPAKRGVGRLVMDADSLPVVVPFVHTGMQEIMPVGKRIPRTGKTVIVVVGDPINFDDLIADNSDDTQHISRGILYDKASERIGQQLQLLKVKVDRLAAEHRAELQNRHTDNTVNEGCRVWQQVDWDTFGVGSMLPSAENSSVQELPKQVQHELLMAEQSISPPKQAEPAPHLEEQSISPVPSAAISSDLGIPHWFSRHADASELMGFAARGLFKNGRFMEEGYRQLDQSTAFNVWREAQGNNAMPRWSTA from the exons atggcggccggcggcggggtgcCGTGGGCGGAGGGGGTCCGCGCGGTGGGGCTCCAGATCCGCAACAGGTTCCGCGTGGCGCCCGTCGACCGCCGCTGGCTGTGGCGCCGCCCCGAGGGCCGCGCCGCATCCGAGGCCGTCCGCCAGTGGTCCGACCGCGTCCGGGCCCTCGTGCAGCGCGACAAGAAGCAGCAGGACCAGGGCTCCCCCGCGACCCctgatggcgcggcggcggccgcggcggtgaAGCCCTCGTCTAGCGCTATGAGATTCTACAAGAAGAAAG TGGGCAAAGAAATTGATGGGCTTGAAGACTCTGTTATTATGCGCTCACTTCAAGCACTGGCAGTTCCTCTCATTGGCAATGCTTGCCATATTTTCATGCATGGCCTCAACACTGTCCAG ATTTATGGTGCGGAGAAACTACAGCAGGCATTACAGGAGAGACCTAAAGGGAAGCCTCTTTTAACG GTCAGCAATCACGTGGCTGCTATGGATGACCCCTTTGTAATTGCGTCTCTTCTGCCACCATCTATCATGCTGGAAGCGCAAAAGCTGAGATGGACATTATGTGCTACTGATCGTTGCTTCACAAATCCAGTTTTATCTACATTCTTCAGGTCTGTTAAGGTGTTGCCTGTTTCTCGTGGTGAAGGCATCTACCAAAAG GGGATGGATATGGCACTCTCCAAACTTAACAATGGTGGATGGGTTCATATATTCCCGGAAGGAAGTCGTTCAAGGGATGGGGGGAAAACCATTTCTCCTGCCAAGAGAGGTGTTGGAAG ATTGGTAATGGACGCTGACAGCCTACCGGTTGTTGTCCCGTTTGTCCATACTGGTATGCAGGAAATAATGCCTGTTGGAAAGCGTATCCCTAGAACAGGCAAAACG GTGATTGTGGTTGTTGGTGATCCAATCAACTTTGACGACCTGATCGCCGACAACAGTGATGACACCCAACATATCTCTAGAGGCATCTTGTATGATAAAGCATCAGAGAGGATCGGGCAGCAGCTGCAGCTACTGAAGGTCAAAGTTGACAGATTGGCAGCAGAGCATAGGGCTGAGCTCCAAAACCGTCACACAGACAATACAGTAAATGAGGGATGCAGGGTGTGGCAGCAAGTTGATTGGGATACATTTGGCGTAGGTAGCATGTTGCCATCAGCAGAAAATTCCTCAGTGCAAGAGCTGCCAAAGCAGGTCCAGCACGAGCTGCTGATGGCGGAACAAAGCATCTCTCCACCGAAGCAAGCAGAGCCTGCACCGCACCTTGAGGAACAGAGCATATCTCCAGTCCCAAGTGCAGCCATATCTTCCGACCTTGGCATTCCACACTGGTTCAGCCGTCACGCGGATGCTTCTGAGCTCATGGGGTTCGCCGCACGTGGCTTGTTCAAGAATGGTAGGTTCATGGAGGAAGGCTACCGGCAATTGGATCAATCGACTGCATTCAACGTCTGGCGGGAAGCTCAGGGCAACAATGCGATGCCCAGATGGAGCACCGCTTGA
- the LOC124661110 gene encoding uncharacterized protein LOC124661110, producing the protein MALRALDNTLPAAVSERPKKTAKLSTPAIAAVAAFPGEGGGKKRNDENAAPKAKPTSPAAVEQAVEYVRSEDLQPVAGPKARAAGLVAEIDSKDWVKVCEALNDARRLAIHHPALLAPILEKVVLAVVKTMKNPRSAVLKTSVMACTDVFNAFGNLISSASADAFDKLLLQLLLKASQDKRFVAEEAEKAMRAMATSMPPLPLLRKLKAYVHHANLRVRAKAAVAMAHCVARMDIETMKEFGLSALLQVSAELLNDRLPEAREAARSIVSSTHAAFCKETEQEEEKSAVDAAWESLCALSLSPISALAVAKIVSQSQPQ; encoded by the exons ATGGCCCTCCGCGCGCTCGACAACACGCTGCCGGCCGCCGTGTCGGAGCGGCCCAAGAAGACCGCCAAGCTCTCGACgcccgccatcgccgccgtggccgcGTTCCCCGGGGAGGGCGGCGGCAAGAAGCGTAACGACGAGAACGCGGCGCCCAAGGCCAAGCCcacgtcgccggcggcggtggagcaGGCCGTGGAGTACGTCCGCTCCGAGGATCTGCAGCCGGTGGCCGGGCCCAAGGCGCGGGCCGCCGGCCTGGTCGCGGAGATCGACTCCAAGGACTGGGTGAAGGTCTGCGAGGCGCTCAACGACGCCCGCCGCCTCGCCATCCACCACCCCGCGCTCCTCGCCCCGATCCT GGAGAAGGTGGTGCTGGCGGTGGTGAAGACGATGAAGAACCCGCGCAGCGCGGTGCTCAAGACCTCGGTGATGGCCTGCACCGACGTGTTCAACGCCTTCGGCAACCTCATCTCCTCGGCCTCCGCGGACGCCTTCGACAAGCTGCTGCTCCAGCTGCTGCTCAAGGCGTCGCAGGACAAGCGGTTCGtggcggaggaggccgagaagGCGATGCGCGCCATGGCCACGTCCATGCCGCCCCTGCCGCTGCTCAGGAAGCTCAAGGCGTACGTCCACCACGCCAACCTCAGGGTCCGGGCCAAGGCCGCCGTCGCCATGGCGCACTGCGTTGCCAGGATG GACATCGAGACCATGAAGGAGTTCgggctgtcggcgctgctgcagGTGTCGGCGGAGCTGCTCAACGACCGGCTGCCGGAGGCGCGCGAGGCCGCCCGGAGCATCGTGAGCTCGACCCACGCCGCCTTCTGCAAGGagacggagcaggaggaggagaagtcGGCGGTGGACGCGGCCTGGGAGAGCCTCTGCGCGCTGAGCCTGTCGCCCATCTCGGCGCTGGCCGTCGCCAAGATCGTCTCGCAGTCGCAGCCGCAGTAA